The Cellulophaga sp. L1A9 genome window below encodes:
- a CDS encoding solute:sodium symporter family transporter has translation MQFLAFIGFTLIVALISYLKTRNVKESSSDGYFLGGRSLTAGVIAGSLLLTNLSTEQIVGLNGSAYESGLSVMVWETLAALAMVVTAMFLLPRYLKGGLTTVPGFLAKRFDVTTKTLTSVLFLSGYVVVLLPVILYSGSLAISGMFDIPTLLGVTHIQSIWICVWGIGIIGSIYAVFGGLKAVAVSDSINAIGLLIGGILIPIFGLMMIGDGSILDGLSILTTENPEKFKSLGGPSDPVPFHTIFTGMMLVQLFYWGTNQQIIQRALGAKNLKEGQKGLLLASFIKILGPLIVVLPGLIAFHLFQGNLDSADSAYPMLVKKVLPSAWVGFFAAVLFGAILSSFNSVLNSSVTLFGIDIYKQHINKEAGEKKVVMYGKFFGVVLAIISMFIAPLIANAGSLFAYLQEINGIYSIPILTIIIVGYSTKYVPAIAAKIGLISGCSLYILSQFILQPYFINKALAKAAASGITDEATLALTETQAYPHFLDVMAILFVLNVAIMLAIGMVKPRKEAFVQEYTKQVDVTPWKYTKQTGIAICVIVLSVYIYFA, from the coding sequence ATGCAATTCTTAGCGTTCATTGGTTTTACTTTAATTGTAGCCTTAATATCATATTTAAAAACTAGAAATGTTAAAGAATCATCTTCTGATGGTTACTTTCTTGGCGGTCGCAGCTTAACCGCTGGAGTTATTGCCGGTTCTTTATTACTTACAAACTTGTCCACAGAACAAATAGTAGGGTTAAATGGCTCTGCATACGAAAGTGGCTTATCAGTAATGGTTTGGGAAACGCTAGCTGCATTAGCTATGGTAGTTACAGCAATGTTTTTATTACCAAGATATTTAAAAGGAGGTTTAACAACAGTACCTGGGTTTTTAGCTAAAAGATTTGATGTTACTACTAAAACATTAACTTCAGTTTTATTTCTTTCTGGCTATGTAGTGGTATTGTTACCTGTGATTTTATATTCAGGGTCTTTGGCTATTAGTGGTATGTTTGATATACCTACGCTATTAGGCGTAACACACATACAGTCTATTTGGATATGTGTCTGGGGCATAGGAATTATTGGGTCTATATACGCTGTTTTTGGGGGTTTAAAAGCAGTTGCTGTATCTGATTCTATAAATGCAATAGGGCTGTTGATTGGCGGAATTCTAATTCCAATATTTGGATTGATGATGATTGGTGACGGAAGTATATTAGATGGTCTTTCTATACTAACTACTGAAAACCCTGAGAAATTTAAATCCCTTGGCGGGCCTTCAGACCCTGTGCCGTTTCACACCATTTTTACGGGAATGATGTTGGTTCAATTATTTTATTGGGGAACTAACCAACAGATTATTCAAAGGGCATTAGGAGCTAAAAATTTAAAAGAAGGGCAAAAAGGATTATTACTAGCATCTTTTATAAAAATACTAGGTCCTTTAATTGTGGTCTTACCTGGTTTAATTGCTTTTCATTTATTTCAAGGAAATTTAGATAGTGCAGATAGTGCATACCCAATGCTTGTAAAAAAAGTATTGCCAAGTGCATGGGTTGGTTTCTTTGCCGCGGTATTATTTGGAGCTATCTTAAGTTCTTTTAATAGTGTTTTAAACAGTTCAGTAACTTTATTTGGTATAGATATATACAAGCAACATATTAATAAAGAAGCGGGAGAGAAAAAAGTGGTAATGTATGGTAAATTTTTTGGCGTTGTTTTGGCCATTATATCTATGTTTATTGCACCTCTTATAGCAAATGCTGGAAGCTTATTTGCTTATCTTCAAGAGATTAATGGTATTTATAGTATTCCTATTTTAACAATTATTATTGTAGGCTATTCCACTAAATATGTACCTGCTATTGCTGCTAAAATCGGATTAATTTCTGGTTGTTCGTTGTATATTCTCAGCCAATTTATATTACAACCTTATTTTATTAATAAAGCGCTTGCAAAAGCAGCAGCTTCGGGTATTACAGACGAAGCTACTTTAGCACTTACTGAAACACAAGCCTATCCTCATTTCTTGGATGTGATGGCTATTTTATTTGTACTAAATGTGGCTATAATGTTGGCTATTGGGATGGTAAAACCAAGAAAAGAAGCCTTTGTACAGGAATATACAAAACAAGTAGATGTTACCCCTTGGAAATATACTAAACAAACAGGTATTGCCATCTGTGTGATTGTACTAAGTGTCTATATTTATTTTGCGTAA